The proteins below are encoded in one region of Eulemur rufifrons isolate Redbay chromosome 2, OSU_ERuf_1, whole genome shotgun sequence:
- the LOC138377478 gene encoding olfactory receptor 4L1 has protein sequence MDAKNGSVVTEFILLGFSERWELQIFFFVTFSLIYGATVVGNILIMVTVIFSSTLHSPMYFLLGNLSFLDMCLSTATTPKMITDLLSEHKTISVWGCMAQMFFMHFFGGAEMTLLLVMAFDRYVAICKPLHYRTIMSHRLLKGFVILSWIIGFTHTMSQMVLTVNLPFCGHNVINSIFCDLPLVIKLACVETYALELFVIADSGLLSFICFILLLVSYTVILVTVRQKSSGGLSKALSTLSAHIIVVTLFFGPCIFIYAWPFSALASNKTLPVFYTVITPLLNPIIYTLRNQKMQGAMRKLLFHHVSSAQNF, from the coding sequence ATGGATGCTAAAAATGGATCTGTAGTGACTGAGTTTATTTTACTAGGATTTTCTGAACGATGGgaacttcaaattttcttctttgtgacaTTTTCCTTAATCTATGGTGCTACTGTGGTGGGAAACATTCTCATTATGGTCACCGTGATATTTAGTTCAACTCTTCATTCTCCCATGTACTTCCTTCTTGGAAACCTCTCTTTCTTGGACATGTGTCTCTCCACAGCCACTACACCCAAGATGATCACAGACTTGCTCAGTGAACACAAGACCATCTCTGTATGGGGCTGCATGGCCCAGATGTTTTTTATGCACTTCTTTGGGGGCGCTGAGATGACTCTTTTGCTAGTCATGGCCTTTGACAGATATGTAGCCATATGTAAACCCCTGCACTACAGGACAATCATGAGCCACAGGTTGCTGAAAGGGTTTGTGATACTTTCATGGATCATTGGTTTTACACACACCATGAGCCAGATGGTATTAACAGTGAACTTGCCTTTCTGTGGCCACAATGTCATAAACAGCATATTTTGTGACCTTCCCCTTGTGATCAAGCTTGCTTGTGTTGAAACATATGCCCTGGAATTATTTGTCATTGCTGACAGTGGGCTGCTCTCTTTTATCTGTTTCATCCTCTTGCTTGTCTCCTACACTGTCATTCTGGTCACTGTACGACAGAAATCATCGGGAGGGCTCTCCAAGGCTCTATCCACATTGTCTGCCCACATCATTGTGGTCACTCTGTTCTTTGGACCTTGTATCTTTATCTATGCCTGGCCATTCAGTGCTTTGGCAAGCAATAAAACGCTTCCTGTATTTTACACTGTTATCACACCCTTACTGAATCCTATTATTTACACCCTGAGAAATCAGAAAATGCAAGGGGCCATGAGAAAATTACTGTTCCATCATGTTAGCTCTGCACAGAACTTCTAG